One window from the genome of Lutra lutra chromosome X, mLutLut1.2, whole genome shotgun sequence encodes:
- the TIMP1 gene encoding metalloproteinase inhibitor 1 isoform X1: MAPLAPLASCILLLLWLTAPSRACTCAPPHPQTAFCKSQIVIRAKFVGTAEVNQTDLNRRYEIKMTKMFKGFSALGNASDIRFVDTPALESVCGYFHRSQNRSEEFLIAGNLQNGHLQINTCSFVAPWNGLSSAQRRGFTKTYAAGCEECTVFACSSLPCKLQSDTHCLWTDQFLTGSDKGFQSRQLACLPREPGLCTWQSLRPRVA; the protein is encoded by the exons ATGGCACCCTTGGCACCCCTGGCCTCCTGCATCCTGTTATTGCTGTGGCTGACAGCCCCCAGCAGGGCCTGTACCTGTGCCCCACCACACCCACAGACAGCCTTCTGCAAGTCCCAGATCG TCATCAGGGCCAAGTTCGTGGGGACCGCAGAAGTCAACCAGACCGACTTAAACCGGCGTTACGAGATCAAGATGACCAAG ATGTTCAAAGGGTTCAGCGCCTTGGGGAATGCCTCTGACATCCGGTTCGTCGACACCCCCGCCCTGGAGAGCGTCTGCGGATACTTCCACAGGTCCCAGAACCGCAGCGAGGAGTTTCTCATCGCCG GAAACCTGCAGAATGGACACCTGCAGATCAACACCTGCAGTTTCGTGGCTCCCTGGAACGGACTGAGTAGCGCTCAGCGTCGGGGCTTCACCAAGACCTATGCCGCCGGGTGCGAGGAGTGCACG GTGTTCGCCTGCTCATCCCTCCCCTGCAAGCTGCAGAGTGACACTCATTGCTTGTGGACCGACCAGTTCCTCACCGGCTCGGACAAGGGTTTCCAGAGCCGCCAGCTTGCCTGCCTGCCTAGAGAGCCCGGGCTTTGCACCTGGCAGTCCCTGCGGCCTCGGGTGGCCTAG
- the TIMP1 gene encoding metalloproteinase inhibitor 1 isoform X2, with product MHPGSLEACGFRTAPTPAPRVDIYPLLLRPCRHRRRPSTPERYTRAPTMAPLAPLASCILLLLWLTAPSRACTCAPPHPQTAFCKSQIVIRAKFVGTAEVNQTDLNRRYEIKMTKMFKGFSALGNASDIRFVDTPALESVCGYFHRSQNRSEEFLIAGNLQNGHLQINTCSFVAPWNGLSSAQRRGFTKTYAAGCEECTVFACSSLPCKLQSDTHCLWTDQFLTGSDKGFQSRQLACLPREPGLCTWQSLRPRVA from the exons ATGCATCCAGGAAGCCTGGAGGCCTGTGGTTTCCGCACcgctcccacccccgcccctcgcGTGGACATTTATCCCCTGCTGCTCAGGCCCTGCCGCCATCGCCGCAGACCCAGCACCCCCGAGAGATACACCAGAG caCCCACCATGGCACCCTTGGCACCCCTGGCCTCCTGCATCCTGTTATTGCTGTGGCTGACAGCCCCCAGCAGGGCCTGTACCTGTGCCCCACCACACCCACAGACAGCCTTCTGCAAGTCCCAGATCG TCATCAGGGCCAAGTTCGTGGGGACCGCAGAAGTCAACCAGACCGACTTAAACCGGCGTTACGAGATCAAGATGACCAAG ATGTTCAAAGGGTTCAGCGCCTTGGGGAATGCCTCTGACATCCGGTTCGTCGACACCCCCGCCCTGGAGAGCGTCTGCGGATACTTCCACAGGTCCCAGAACCGCAGCGAGGAGTTTCTCATCGCCG GAAACCTGCAGAATGGACACCTGCAGATCAACACCTGCAGTTTCGTGGCTCCCTGGAACGGACTGAGTAGCGCTCAGCGTCGGGGCTTCACCAAGACCTATGCCGCCGGGTGCGAGGAGTGCACG GTGTTCGCCTGCTCATCCCTCCCCTGCAAGCTGCAGAGTGACACTCATTGCTTGTGGACCGACCAGTTCCTCACCGGCTCGGACAAGGGTTTCCAGAGCCGCCAGCTTGCCTGCCTGCCTAGAGAGCCCGGGCTTTGCACCTGGCAGTCCCTGCGGCCTCGGGTGGCCTAG